From Moraxella sp. K1664, one genomic window encodes:
- the carB gene encoding carbamoyl-phosphate synthase large subunit gives MPKRTDIKSILIIGAGPIVIGQACEFDYSGAQACKALKEEGYRVILVNSNPATIMTDPSMADATYIEPITWQTVAKIIEKERPDAVLPTMGGQTALNCALALDANGVLKQYGCELIGATKEAIEKAEDRNLFDKAMKKIGLECPKADIAETMEQALEIQSRFGFPVIIRPSFTMGGSGGGIAYNKEEFLEICQRGFDLSPTHQLLIDESLIGWKEYEMEVVRDKNDNCIIVCSIENFDPMGVHTGDSITVAPAQTLTDKEYQLMRNASIAVLREIGVETGGSNVQFGINPKDGRMVVIEMNPRVSRSSALASKATGFPIAKIAAKLAVGYTLDELKNDITGGVTPASFEPSIDYVVTKIPRFNFEKFPQAEPVLTTQMKSVGEVMAIGRNFQESMQKALRGLETGATGFDEVMNLENKSANAIVSEIKNRLSIPTPERIFYLAEAFRHGFSLDEVFELTKIDRWFLVQIEDIIKTENEIKTLGFGDLTAENIRTFKRKGMSDLRIANLMGISQKQFRKQRWNLGVYPIYKRVDTCAGEFASNTAYMYSSYDDECEACPTDKDKIMVIGGGPNRIGQGIEFDYCCVHAALAMREDGYETIMVNCNPETVSTDYDTSDRLYFEPITLEDVLEIVRTENPKGVIVQYGGQTPLKLARSLEEAGVPIIGTSPDAIDRAEDRERFQQMINKLNLRQPNNSIVKSSEEGIREAVKVGYPLVVRPSYVLGGRAMEIVYNEDELKRYLREAVQASNEAPVLLDRFLDDAIEVDVDCVSDGKDVVIGGIMQHIEQAGVHSGDSACSIPPYSLGQDIQDEMRRQTIAMAKELGVVGLMNVQFAVKGDEIYILEVNPRASRTVPFVSKCIGTSLAKVAARCMAGQTLAEQNFVSEIVPKHFSVKEAVFPFAKFQGVDPILGPEMKSTGEVMGVGQTFGEAYYKATLGSGDRLTGLPQDGETKTVFISVRDSDKAGVVDVAKRLAGFGFNIVATGGTHDVLTDAGVACERVNKVSEGRPHIVDMMKNGQIHLAINTTEGKQALEDSFPIRREALQNKVLIATTLNAGRAVCEAYETTLPFNVYKLQEL, from the coding sequence ATGCCAAAGCGTACCGACATTAAATCCATTCTTATCATCGGGGCAGGCCCCATTGTCATCGGACAAGCCTGTGAATTTGACTATTCAGGGGCTCAGGCGTGTAAAGCCTTAAAAGAAGAAGGCTACCGAGTGATTTTGGTGAACTCAAACCCCGCCACAATCATGACCGACCCGTCTATGGCGGACGCCACTTACATTGAGCCGATTACTTGGCAGACGGTTGCCAAAATCATTGAAAAAGAACGCCCTGATGCGGTGCTACCGACCATGGGCGGACAGACGGCATTGAACTGTGCGTTGGCACTAGATGCAAACGGCGTGCTAAAACAGTACGGTTGTGAGCTGATTGGGGCGACCAAAGAAGCCATTGAAAAAGCCGAAGACCGCAACCTATTTGACAAGGCGATGAAAAAAATCGGTCTTGAATGCCCCAAAGCCGACATTGCCGAGACCATGGAGCAAGCCTTAGAAATCCAATCTCGTTTTGGTTTTCCTGTCATTATCCGCCCGTCTTTTACCATGGGCGGAAGTGGGGGCGGTATTGCCTATAATAAAGAAGAGTTTTTGGAGATTTGTCAGCGTGGTTTTGACTTATCGCCCACGCATCAGCTATTGATTGATGAGAGCCTTATCGGCTGGAAAGAGTATGAAATGGAAGTCGTGCGAGACAAAAACGACAACTGTATCATCGTCTGCTCCATTGAAAACTTTGACCCCATGGGCGTGCATACAGGCGACTCAATCACCGTTGCCCCTGCTCAGACTTTGACCGATAAAGAATATCAGCTCATGCGTAACGCCTCTATCGCTGTCTTGCGTGAGATTGGCGTAGAGACGGGTGGCTCCAACGTACAGTTTGGTATCAACCCCAAAGACGGTCGCATGGTCGTCATTGAAATGAACCCCCGTGTGAGCCGTTCATCAGCGTTAGCGTCCAAGGCGACAGGTTTTCCGATTGCCAAAATCGCTGCCAAATTGGCGGTCGGTTACACGCTTGACGAGCTAAAAAATGACATTACAGGCGGTGTTACCCCTGCGTCTTTTGAGCCGTCCATTGATTATGTCGTTACCAAAATTCCACGCTTTAACTTTGAAAAATTCCCCCAAGCTGAACCTGTGCTAACCACACAAATGAAGTCAGTCGGTGAAGTTATGGCAATCGGTCGCAATTTTCAAGAATCCATGCAAAAGGCACTGCGTGGGCTTGAAACAGGGGCGACAGGCTTTGATGAAGTGATGAATTTGGAAAACAAATCGGCAAATGCCATTGTTTCTGAGATTAAAAACCGCCTAAGCATTCCCACGCCTGAACGCATTTTTTATCTTGCCGAAGCGTTTCGTCATGGATTTAGCCTTGATGAAGTGTTTGAATTGACGAAGATTGACCGTTGGTTCTTGGTGCAAATTGAAGACATCATCAAAACCGAAAATGAAATCAAAACCTTAGGCTTTGGCGATTTGACTGCCGAGAATATCCGCACCTTTAAGCGTAAGGGCATGAGCGATTTACGCATTGCCAATCTTATGGGCATTAGCCAAAAGCAGTTCCGCAAACAGCGTTGGAATTTGGGCGTATATCCGATTTATAAACGAGTGGACACCTGTGCAGGCGAATTTGCGTCCAATACCGCCTATATGTATTCAAGCTATGATGACGAGTGCGAGGCATGCCCAACCGACAAAGACAAAATCATGGTCATCGGCGGAGGTCCAAACCGTATCGGACAAGGCATTGAGTTTGATTACTGCTGTGTTCATGCCGCCCTTGCCATGCGTGAAGACGGCTACGAGACCATTATGGTAAACTGTAACCCAGAAACCGTCTCAACCGACTATGACACGTCAGACCGCTTGTATTTTGAGCCGATTACCCTAGAAGATGTGCTAGAAATCGTCCGCACCGAAAATCCTAAGGGCGTGATTGTGCAATATGGTGGTCAAACGCCACTTAAACTTGCCCGTAGCCTAGAAGAAGCTGGTGTGCCTATCATCGGCACAAGCCCTGATGCGATTGACCGTGCCGAAGACCGTGAGCGTTTCCAGCAGATGATTAACAAGCTAAACCTAAGACAGCCCAATAACAGCATTGTCAAATCATCAGAAGAAGGCATTCGTGAGGCGGTAAAAGTCGGCTATCCTTTGGTTGTGCGTCCGTCCTATGTGCTTGGTGGTCGTGCCATGGAGATTGTCTATAATGAAGACGAACTAAAACGCTACCTGCGTGAGGCGGTGCAAGCGTCTAATGAAGCCCCTGTCCTGCTTGACCGTTTCTTGGACGATGCCATTGAGGTGGACGTGGACTGCGTGTCGGACGGCAAAGACGTGGTAATTGGCGGTATCATGCAACACATTGAGCAAGCAGGTGTTCACTCAGGCGACTCAGCGTGTTCCATTCCGCCTTATTCGCTAGGGCAAGACATTCAAGACGAGATGAGACGACAAACCATTGCCATGGCAAAAGAGCTTGGCGTGGTAGGGCTCATGAACGTGCAATTTGCCGTAAAAGGCGATGAGATTTATATCCTAGAAGTGAACCCGAGAGCAAGCCGAACCGTGCCATTTGTCTCAAAATGTATCGGCACGTCTTTGGCAAAAGTCGCCGCTCGCTGTATGGCAGGGCAGACGTTGGCGGAGCAGAACTTTGTCAGCGAGATTGTGCCAAAGCATTTCTCGGTCAAAGAAGCGGTATTCCCCTTTGCCAAATTCCAAGGCGTAGACCCCATTTTGGGCCCTGAAATGAAATCCACAGGCGAGGTCATGGGCGTGGGTCAGACCTTTGGCGAGGCGTATTATAAGGCAACGCTGGGCAGTGGCGACCGCTTGACAGGCTTACCACAGGACGGTGAAACCAAAACCGTCTTTATCTCGGTGCGTGATAGCGATAAAGCAGGCGTGGTGGACGTGGCAAAACGTCTGGCAGGCTTTGGCTTTAACATCGTTGCCACAGGCGGTACGCATGACGTACTTACGGACGCTGGCGTGGCGTGCGAGCGTGTCAATAAGGTGAGCGAAGGTCGTCCGCACATCGTGGATATGATGAAAAACGGTCAAATTCATCTTGCCATTAACACAACCGAAGGTAAACAGGCGTTAGAAGATTCCTTCCCAATCCGCCGTGAAGCCTTGCAAAACAAAGTGCTTATCGCAACCACGCTGAACGCAGGGCGTGCGGTGTGTGAAGCTTATGAGACAACCTTGCCGTTTAATGTGTATAAATTGCAAGAGTTGTAA
- a CDS encoding IS110 family transposase, producing the protein MRLLKQTLHKQGKRQMIHYIGIDISKAKFDVAFINPSTNKVKTKVFNNNKAGFDLLLAWLKTNVSNHLDELHIILEATGVYHEHLSEFLDDNNIKQSIVNPNYVRKFADSLGVIHKTDKKDSIILSRYGYSHKPEVWVAPSIEAKQLKALLARLEALKEDLQREQNRQELLLSPNLPDLVKASMQTVISVLQEEIAKLTKDIDDFVDKQPSLKQDKTLLETIDGIGSVIAKEVVCLIHTKQFKKASQMASFLGLIPKQRQSGVFKGATKLSKQGQVSLRAKLYMSAMSAIRYNSTIKAFYERLQQNGKTKMQALCACMRKLVHICFGVIKTQTSFEQQVSLS; encoded by the coding sequence GTGCGTTTATTAAAACAGACACTGCATAAACAAGGCAAGAGACAGATGATACACTATATTGGCATAGACATCAGCAAAGCAAAGTTTGATGTTGCATTTATAAACCCAAGCACAAATAAAGTAAAAACCAAGGTTTTTAACAACAACAAAGCAGGCTTTGATTTACTGCTTGCTTGGTTAAAAACCAATGTCAGCAATCATCTTGATGAGCTACACATCATCCTAGAAGCAACAGGGGTTTATCATGAACACCTAAGTGAGTTTCTTGATGATAATAATATCAAGCAAAGCATTGTCAATCCTAACTATGTCCGCAAATTTGCAGACAGTTTGGGGGTAATCCATAAAACTGATAAAAAAGACAGCATTATTTTATCAAGGTATGGTTATAGCCACAAGCCTGAGGTTTGGGTAGCACCTAGCATTGAAGCCAAACAGCTAAAAGCTCTATTGGCTCGCTTAGAAGCACTCAAAGAAGATTTGCAACGAGAGCAAAACCGACAAGAGTTGCTCTTATCACCCAATCTGCCCGATTTGGTTAAAGCATCCATGCAAACAGTCATCAGTGTCCTTCAAGAGGAAATTGCCAAACTCACCAAAGACATTGATGACTTTGTTGACAAACAACCAAGTTTAAAGCAAGACAAAACCTTACTTGAAACCATTGACGGCATTGGTTCTGTTATTGCCAAAGAAGTGGTATGCTTAATACATACCAAACAATTTAAAAAAGCCTCACAGATGGCTTCGTTTTTAGGCTTAATACCCAAACAAAGACAGTCAGGTGTCTTTAAGGGAGCAACCAAACTGTCCAAACAAGGGCAAGTCTCTTTGCGTGCTAAGCTGTATATGTCTGCAATGAGTGCCATTCGTTATAATAGCACCATTAAGGCATTTTATGAACGATTACAACAAAACGGTAAAACCAAAATGCAAGCCTTATGTGCTTGTATGCGTAAATTGGTACATATCTGTTTTGGTGTTATCAAAACCCAAACATCCTTTGAGCAACAAGTATCTTTAAGTTAG
- a CDS encoding TatD family hydrolase produces the protein MYTDTHAHLTYLDTYQHDKPALLANLKEMNVSRIMAICCEFGEIDDIRQWVDLSNDNINIGMSIGLHPCQDKAILKAVSVDDFVRLNDDKVWAFGETGLDYHWDDTKKSEQKYSFATHIHASQTLKKPIIVHTRNAYHDTLDLLKAEKCEHGIIHCFTEDYAFAKTALDMGLYISFSGIVSFKKSVELQDVAKKLPLDRLLIETDSPYLAPVPKRGRDNEPSFVPYVAKALADIFGKTPDEIGRITSQNFDELLNQYG, from the coding sequence ATGTACACCGACACCCACGCCCATTTGACCTATTTAGACACTTACCAACACGACAAACCCGCCCTACTTGCCAACCTAAAAGAGATGAACGTCAGCCGTATCATGGCAATTTGCTGTGAATTTGGCGAGATTGACGACATCAGGCAGTGGGTAGATTTATCCAATGACAACATCAACATCGGCATGAGTATTGGCTTGCACCCTTGCCAAGACAAGGCGATTTTAAAGGCGGTGAGTGTGGACGACTTTGTGCGGTTAAATGATGACAAGGTATGGGCGTTTGGCGAGACGGGGCTAGATTATCATTGGGACGACACCAAAAAGAGCGAGCAAAAATACAGCTTTGCCACGCACATTCACGCAAGCCAAACCCTAAAAAAACCAATCATCGTCCACACCCGTAACGCCTATCACGACACGCTTGACCTATTAAAAGCCGAAAAGTGCGAACACGGCATTATCCACTGCTTTACCGAAGATTATGCCTTTGCCAAAACCGCCCTTGACATGGGGTTATACATCTCATTTTCAGGGATTGTCAGTTTTAAAAAATCGGTGGAATTACAAGACGTTGCCAAAAAATTGCCCCTTGACCGCCTTTTGATAGAAACCGACAGCCCCTATCTCGCCCCTGTGCCAAAGCGTGGGCGTGATAATGAGCCGTCTTTTGTGCCGTATGTGGCAAAGGCTCTGGCAGATATTTTTGGTAAAACGCCTGATGAGATAGGACGTATCACGAGCCAAAATTTTGATGAGTTGTTAAATCAATATGGTTAA
- a CDS encoding OmpA family protein: MKITLNPIKIAICALAVGMTLSAHAVRIVDNENTKAVGHVKWHKEKSVNTNDVMNAHVPDNAVNVVFIRQADQDPLQTSANIAINDRFQVSIQPGNFSQVYSCSGINQLSSAVTGAKHNDLLANLQTHYLSVGQTYYFYVEVDDNARSTIKQIDDTSAKSLLEHTRLQTHQISRVVPNCPAPAPAPIPAPAVVKPAPVSVATTAKQTRSIELAVLFDTDKSVVKSQYHDKIKEAADFLASHPNATVVIEGHTDSRASEPYNQALSERRANAVRNVLIKNYGVNPDIITAEGHGELRPIASNNTAEGRQQNRRVVAVFTY, from the coding sequence ATGAAAATTACCCTAAACCCCATTAAGATTGCCATCTGTGCATTGGCAGTAGGCATGACACTGTCTGCTCATGCTGTTCGTATCGTGGATAATGAAAACACCAAGGCAGTCGGGCATGTCAAATGGCACAAAGAAAAAAGCGTGAATACAAACGATGTCATGAACGCACATGTGCCTGATAATGCGGTGAACGTGGTATTTATTCGTCAAGCCGACCAAGACCCCTTGCAGACCAGTGCCAATATTGCCATTAATGACCGCTTTCAGGTGAGCATCCAGCCGGGGAATTTTAGTCAAGTATATTCTTGCTCAGGCATTAACCAGCTTAGCTCTGCGGTTACGGGTGCTAAGCATAATGACCTATTGGCAAACCTACAAACACATTATCTATCAGTAGGTCAAACATACTATTTTTATGTAGAAGTAGATGATAATGCCCGCTCTACCATCAAGCAGATTGATGACACCAGTGCTAAGAGCCTGCTAGAACACACCAGATTGCAAACCCACCAAATCAGCCGTGTGGTTCCTAACTGCCCAGCACCTGCCCCTGCTCCCATACCCGCTCCTGCGGTTGTCAAACCTGCCCCTGTATCTGTGGCAACTACCGCCAAACAAACTCGCTCCATCGAGCTTGCGGTGCTGTTTGACACTGATAAGTCAGTTGTAAAATCCCAATATCATGACAAAATCAAAGAAGCAGCTGACTTTTTGGCAAGCCATCCAAATGCCACCGTGGTCATCGAAGGTCATACTGACAGCCGAGCCAGCGAGCCTTACAACCAAGCTCTATCAGAGCGTCGTGCCAATGCTGTAAGAAACGTACTTATCAAAAATTATGGCGTAAACCCTGACATCATCACTGCCGAAGGGCATGGTGAGCTACGTCCCATCGCATCTAATAACACCGCTGAGGGTCGCCAACAGAACCGTCGTGTGGTCGCTGTCTTTACTTACTAA
- a CDS encoding isoprenylcysteine carboxyl methyltransferase family protein, with translation MTMILSILILFFIIRLLFLAVSIKHEKALIAKGATQYGKTNSTVLALVHTLYYLACFISVWFSDTAFNGISLIGTLMVTASFVILALIIKQLGEIWTVKIYILPEHQINRSWLFKTFRHPNYFLNIIPELIGIALLCQAWYVLLIGLPIYLLVLFKRIRQEEQAMATLF, from the coding sequence ATGACAATGATTTTAAGCATCTTAATCCTATTTTTTATCATCAGACTGTTATTTTTAGCCGTCTCCATTAAACATGAAAAAGCCTTGATTGCCAAAGGGGCGACACAATACGGAAAAACCAATTCCACGGTGCTTGCGCTGGTTCATACCCTTTATTATTTGGCATGTTTTATCTCGGTATGGTTTTCTGACACTGCTTTTAATGGCATATCCTTGATTGGTACGCTGATGGTGACGGCTTCATTTGTGATATTGGCGTTGATTATCAAGCAGTTAGGGGAGATTTGGACGGTTAAAATCTATATTTTGCCAGAACATCAAATTAATCGTTCGTGGTTATTTAAAACATTTCGCCACCCCAATTATTTTTTAAACATCATACCCGAACTGATTGGCATCGCCTTATTATGTCAAGCGTGGTATGTGTTATTGATTGGCTTGCCCATTTATTTGCTGGTCTTATTTAAGCGTATCCGCCAAGAAGAGCAAGCGATGGCAACACTTTTTTAA
- the carA gene encoding glutamine-hydrolyzing carbamoyl-phosphate synthase small subunit: MTKKAILALQDGTIFHGISIGADGETVGEVVFNTAMTGYQEILTDPSYAKQMVTLTYPHIGNTGCNEEDTESGRIHKVWASGLIIRDLPLLHSNFRSEMSLSEYLIKHNVVAIGDIDTRKLTRILREKGAQNGAIVVGDDVERALELAKNAPDMNGLDLAKEYCDKDGFTWTQGSWELGVGFTEPELKYHVVAYDYGVKTNILRMLADRGCRLTVVPAQTLAKDVLDMNPDGIFLSNGPGDPSACDYAIDSIRTIIETSKIPVFGICLGHQLLALASGAKTMKMGHGHHGANHPVQDLDNGTVMITSQNHGFCVDESTLPATLRATHRSLFDGTNQGIERTDRPAFSFQGHPEASPGPHDCSVLFDRFIMEMQKAKA, translated from the coding sequence ATGACCAAAAAAGCCATTTTAGCCCTACAAGACGGTACAATTTTTCATGGTATTAGCATTGGGGCGGACGGTGAGACGGTCGGCGAAGTCGTCTTTAACACCGCCATGACAGGCTACCAAGAGATTTTGACCGACCCAAGCTACGCCAAACAAATGGTTACGCTGACCTATCCGCACATCGGCAACACAGGCTGTAATGAAGAAGACACCGAGTCTGGACGCATTCACAAGGTGTGGGCGAGCGGTCTGATTATCCGTGATTTGCCATTGCTTCACAGTAATTTTAGAAGCGAGATGTCGCTGTCTGAATACCTTATCAAACACAATGTCGTGGCAATTGGCGATATTGACACTCGTAAACTGACCCGTATCTTGCGTGAAAAAGGGGCTCAAAATGGGGCAATCGTTGTGGGCGATGATGTGGAGAGAGCCTTAGAACTTGCCAAAAACGCCCCTGACATGAACGGACTTGATTTGGCAAAAGAATACTGTGATAAAGACGGCTTTACATGGACGCAAGGCTCGTGGGAGCTGGGCGTGGGCTTTACCGAGCCTGAACTAAAATACCACGTTGTCGCCTATGATTATGGCGTAAAAACCAACATTTTGCGTATGCTTGCCGATAGGGGCTGTCGCCTAACGGTCGTCCCTGCCCAAACCCTTGCCAAAGACGTGCTGGACATGAACCCAGACGGCATTTTCCTATCCAATGGCCCGGGCGACCCGTCTGCGTGTGATTATGCCATTGACAGCATTCGCACCATTATTGAAACCAGTAAAATCCCTGTGTTTGGCATTTGTTTGGGTCATCAGCTGTTGGCACTCGCTAGCGGTGCTAAAACCATGAAAATGGGGCATGGTCATCATGGGGCGAACCACCCTGTGCAGGATTTGGACAATGGCACGGTGATGATTACCTCCCAAAACCACGGCTTTTGTGTGGACGAAAGCACCCTACCTGCCACGCTACGAGCCACGCACCGTTCGCTGTTTGACGGCACCAATCAAGGCATTGAGCGTACCGACCGCCCTGCATTTAGTTTTCAAGGACACCCAGAAGCCAGCCCCGGCCCACATGATTGTTCGGTGCTGTTTGATAGATTTATTATGGAGATGCAAAAGGCGAAGGCATAA
- a CDS encoding restriction endonuclease has translation MLLTLKLMSDNKVRKRQEIYQGVIQLGEFSDEILTLRFNHGQPKVENAIAWSITSLTKAGILNRISKATYQITPIGLKMAQLWQDKTEISEKLYDEADLPDWKSYLKSRAEIKHKEKSSDKSAIKIDDNDDMDFEAQAKNAIKNLETEISVELLNKLQQGTPLFFEKSVLKLLLAMGYGGKENLFEHTGKSYDGGIDGVIKQDPLGIQNIYIQAKRYASDNMIGSKELQSFSGALQGNGVERGVFITTSSFTKSAQGFSQKLLGKIVLIDGQELVGLMIKYKVGIQVKEVLEICEIDEDFFE, from the coding sequence GTGCTTTTAACCTTAAAGTTAATGAGCGATAATAAAGTTCGTAAACGCCAAGAGATTTATCAAGGCGTCATTCAATTGGGGGAATTTTCTGATGAAATTTTGACCCTACGCTTTAATCATGGTCAGCCAAAAGTGGAAAATGCCATCGCTTGGTCAATCACCTCTTTAACCAAAGCAGGCATTTTAAATCGCATCAGTAAAGCCACTTATCAAATCACACCCATTGGTTTAAAAATGGCACAGCTTTGGCAAGATAAAACAGAAATTAGTGAGAAACTATATGATGAAGCTGATTTACCTGATTGGAAAAGTTATTTAAAAAGTAGAGCAGAAATTAAACATAAAGAAAAATCATCAGACAAATCCGCCATTAAAATTGATGATAATGATGACATGGATTTTGAAGCCCAAGCTAAAAATGCCATTAAAAATCTTGAAACAGAAATTTCGGTTGAACTGTTAAATAAATTGCAACAAGGCACGCCTTTATTTTTTGAAAAATCAGTATTAAAGTTATTGCTTGCCATGGGATATGGTGGTAAAGAAAACTTGTTTGAACATACTGGCAAATCATACGATGGTGGCATTGATGGGGTCATCAAACAAGACCCATTAGGCATTCAAAATATCTACATTCAAGCCAAAAGATATGCCAGTGATAACATGATTGGTTCAAAAGAATTACAATCCTTTTCAGGAGCATTACAGGGCAATGGTGTGGAACGGGGTGTGTTTATCACCACATCATCATTTACCAAATCCGCCCAAGGATTTTCTCAAAAATTATTGGGCAAGATTGTCCTGATTGATGGGCAAGAGCTGGTTGGTTTGATGATTAAATATAAAGTGGGCATTCAAGTTAAAGAAGTACTTGAAATTTGTGAAATTGATGAAGATTTTTTTGAATGA